From one Nonomuraea polychroma genomic stretch:
- a CDS encoding MarR family winged helix-turn-helix transcriptional regulator gives MKPDEIDALTALWKETGMSSSLIATLELGKRISRLHLLFEQAVKAELAELGLTYAEFDVLMALRRAAPPHRMKPSELSKGLLLTSGGISNVLQRLTAAGYVEREANQGDARSRWVQLTDKGRRVAEAGLEASSRAYTEVTAGIPEETVRRAADALREVLAPMSRRRYR, from the coding sequence GTGAAACCAGATGAGATCGACGCGCTGACAGCCCTCTGGAAGGAGACGGGCATGTCGTCGTCGCTCATCGCCACGCTCGAGCTCGGCAAGCGCATCTCCCGGCTGCACCTGCTGTTCGAGCAGGCGGTCAAGGCGGAGCTGGCCGAGCTGGGGCTGACCTACGCCGAGTTCGACGTGCTGATGGCGCTGAGGCGGGCGGCGCCGCCGCACCGGATGAAGCCGAGCGAGTTGTCGAAGGGGCTGCTCCTCACCTCGGGGGGCATCAGCAACGTGCTGCAGCGGCTGACGGCGGCGGGATACGTGGAGCGCGAGGCCAACCAGGGGGACGCGCGCAGCCGGTGGGTGCAGCTGACCGACAAGGGCCGGCGCGTGGCCGAGGCGGGCTTGGAGGCCTCGTCACGGGCGTACACAGAGGTGACGGCCGGGATCCCGGAGGAGACGGTGCGGCGGGCGGCCGACGCGCTCCGCGAGGTCCTGGCCCCGATGAGCCGCCGCCGCTACCGCTAG
- a CDS encoding serine/threonine-protein kinase, whose product MPQISPLMAGDPTHLGSFRLSGRVGEGGQGIVYLGVNEAGERAAIKLLHVKFSGDTIARSRFARELKAAQRVASFCTARVIEADLDGDTPYIASEYIDGRSLREIVETDGPITGTALDRLAIGTATALTAIHHAHIVHRDFKPDNVLIAADGPRVVDFGIARIIDSTGTITSRAIGTPAYMAPEQIAGDDIGPYTDVFSWGATIAFAATGKAVFDGKSIATVLNRILNHEVDVGMMPEPLRSVVSSALAKAAAERPSADQILLRLLGQSTAVGASTAVLTRGVQVASDDTTPFMRVSAGSITDKPVQQGSTSLVPSQSSPTAHQEGAVTGQGAAPGQGAVTGQGETGQGAVRVMPGESGGVAGPSDAGRAPYPMTEPSGPVRRRRAKLWVAFGTALALVAAAAMALAVNGWPALLFQERTPEPTETTEPARSFASVADKVAQTGKIVIGVKGDLPGIGLQNGDDFQGFDIEIARRIAQGLGATDTQFVRVSRDDRPLGLAEGRVDLVVATFAVDKGPTEFAGPYYVAHRDVLVRAGSGIDSIEDLEDKRICAPNSPIVGEVQDRVKVKPVPAGDMAICMDMLRSSKIDAVPGEDLILAGFANRENHRYKILGAKLSTERYAVGIRNGDAKTCKAVNGIIADLYSRGTLKQLIAKYFGKVDFKPELEQPAMETCG is encoded by the coding sequence ATGCCGCAGATCTCGCCGCTGATGGCCGGCGATCCCACCCACCTGGGGTCATTCCGGCTGTCCGGACGGGTCGGGGAGGGAGGGCAGGGCATCGTCTACCTGGGCGTCAACGAGGCCGGCGAGCGGGCCGCCATCAAGTTGCTGCACGTGAAGTTCTCCGGTGACACGATCGCGCGGTCGCGCTTCGCCAGGGAACTGAAGGCGGCGCAGCGGGTGGCGTCGTTCTGCACGGCCAGGGTGATAGAGGCCGATCTCGACGGCGACACGCCGTACATCGCGAGCGAATACATCGACGGCCGCTCGCTGCGGGAGATCGTCGAGACCGACGGCCCGATCACCGGCACGGCGCTCGACCGGCTCGCGATCGGCACCGCCACCGCGCTCACCGCCATCCACCACGCGCACATCGTGCACCGGGACTTCAAGCCCGACAACGTCTTGATCGCCGCCGACGGGCCGCGCGTGGTGGACTTCGGCATCGCCCGGATCATCGACTCCACCGGCACGATCACCAGCCGGGCCATCGGCACGCCCGCCTACATGGCGCCCGAGCAGATCGCCGGCGACGACATCGGGCCGTACACCGACGTGTTCTCCTGGGGCGCGACCATCGCGTTCGCGGCGACCGGGAAGGCCGTGTTCGACGGCAAGTCCATCGCCACCGTGCTCAACCGGATTCTCAACCACGAGGTCGACGTCGGCATGATGCCGGAGCCGCTGCGCAGCGTGGTGAGCTCCGCGCTGGCCAAGGCGGCCGCCGAGCGGCCGTCGGCCGATCAGATCCTGCTGCGGCTGCTCGGGCAGTCGACCGCGGTGGGGGCGTCCACGGCGGTGCTGACCCGGGGCGTGCAGGTGGCGAGCGACGACACCACGCCGTTCATGAGGGTGTCGGCCGGGTCGATCACCGACAAGCCGGTGCAGCAGGGCTCCACCTCGCTGGTGCCCTCCCAGTCCAGCCCCACAGCGCACCAGGAAGGTGCCGTGACGGGCCAGGGGGCCGCTCCAGGCCAGGGAGCCGTGACCGGCCAAGGGGAGACCGGCCAGGGAGCCGTGAGGGTGATGCCGGGTGAGTCGGGTGGCGTCGCCGGGCCATCGGACGCCGGCCGGGCGCCGTACCCGATGACGGAGCCGTCAGGGCCGGTGCGGCGCCGCCGCGCCAAACTGTGGGTCGCGTTCGGCACCGCACTCGCCCTTGTCGCCGCCGCCGCGATGGCGCTGGCCGTGAACGGCTGGCCGGCGCTGTTGTTCCAGGAGCGGACGCCCGAGCCGACCGAGACGACGGAGCCCGCGCGCTCGTTCGCCTCGGTGGCCGACAAGGTCGCGCAGACCGGAAAGATCGTGATCGGCGTCAAGGGCGACCTGCCCGGCATCGGACTGCAGAACGGCGACGACTTCCAGGGCTTCGACATCGAGATCGCCAGACGCATCGCCCAAGGCCTGGGCGCCACGGACACGCAGTTCGTCAGGGTCAGCCGGGACGACCGGCCGTTAGGGCTGGCCGAAGGCAGGGTGGACCTCGTCGTCGCGACCTTCGCGGTCGACAAGGGCCCGACCGAGTTCGCGGGTCCCTACTACGTGGCGCACCGCGACGTGCTGGTGCGGGCGGGCAGCGGCATCGACTCGATCGAGGACCTCGAGGACAAGAGGATCTGCGCCCCCAACAGCCCGATCGTCGGCGAGGTGCAGGACCGGGTGAAGGTCAAGCCCGTGCCGGCCGGTGACATGGCCATCTGCATGGACATGCTCAGGAGCAGCAAGATCGACGCGGTCCCCGGTGAGGACCTCATCCTGGCCGGATTCGCCAACCGGGAGAACCACCGCTACAAGATCCTCGGCGCCAAGCTGAGCACCGAGCGCTACGCCGTCGGCATCAGGAACGGCGACGCGAAGACCTGCAAGGCGGTGAACGGCATCATCGCCGACCTCTACAGCAGGGGCACGCTCAAGCAGCTCATCGCCAAGTATTTCGGCAAGGTTGACTTCAAGCCGGAGCTGGAGCAGCCCGCGATGGAAACCTGCGGATGA
- the trpS gene encoding tryptophan--tRNA ligase, producing MARPRVLSGIQPTADSFHLGNYLGAVRQWVTLQETHDAFYCVVDLHAITVPTEPAALRRRSRVAAAQLFAAGLDPERSTVFVQSHVREHTELAWVLICLTGMGEAGRMTQFKDKSAKFGESAASVGLFTYPILQAADILLYQANAVPVGADQKQHLELTRDLGQRFNHRFGDTFTLPDPYILKEVEKITDLQDPTSKMSKSSSSPAGILDVLEQPGPLRKKIMRAVTDTGTEVLFDEENKPGISNLLRIQSALTATPIPELVARYAGQGYGTFKKDVAEAVVETFTPIRERTEKLLSDEKELDRLLALGAERASAVARQTMAAVRDRIGFLPKL from the coding sequence ATGGCCAGACCTCGTGTTCTCTCCGGCATCCAGCCCACAGCGGACTCTTTCCACCTGGGCAACTACCTGGGTGCCGTTCGCCAGTGGGTCACCCTGCAGGAGACCCACGACGCCTTCTATTGCGTGGTCGATCTCCACGCGATCACCGTGCCGACCGAGCCCGCCGCCCTGCGCCGCCGCAGCCGCGTGGCCGCCGCGCAACTCTTCGCCGCGGGCCTGGACCCGGAGCGGTCCACCGTCTTCGTGCAGTCGCACGTACGCGAGCACACCGAGCTCGCCTGGGTCCTGATCTGCCTCACCGGCATGGGCGAGGCGGGCAGGATGACGCAGTTCAAGGACAAGTCCGCCAAGTTCGGGGAGAGCGCGGCCAGCGTCGGCCTGTTCACCTACCCGATCCTGCAGGCCGCCGACATCCTGCTCTACCAGGCCAACGCGGTGCCGGTGGGGGCCGACCAGAAGCAGCACCTGGAGCTCACCCGCGATCTGGGGCAGCGCTTCAACCACCGTTTCGGTGACACGTTCACCTTGCCGGACCCGTACATACTCAAGGAAGTCGAGAAGATCACCGACCTGCAGGACCCGACGTCGAAGATGTCGAAGTCGTCGTCGAGCCCGGCCGGGATCCTGGACGTCCTGGAGCAGCCGGGGCCGCTGCGGAAGAAGATCATGCGGGCGGTCACGGACACGGGGACCGAGGTCCTGTTCGACGAGGAGAACAAACCCGGCATCTCCAACCTGCTCCGGATCCAGTCCGCGCTGACCGCCACGCCCATCCCTGAGCTGGTCGCCCGTTATGCGGGGCAGGGGTACGGCACGTTCAAGAAGGACGTGGCGGAGGCGGTCGTGGAGACCTTCACGCCGATCAGGGAGCGCACGGAGAAACTGCTGTCGGACGAGAAGGAGCTGGACCGGCTGCTGGCCCTGGGGGCGGAGCGTGCTTCGGCCGTGGCCAGGCAGACCATGGCCGCGGTCCGCGACCGCATCGGCTTCCTCCCCAAGCTCTGA
- a CDS encoding hemolysin family protein: MFDTVAANIALVLLFILIGGFFAAAEMAMVSLRESQVRKLAAHGRRGERVARLTQDPNRFLSAVQIGVTVATMLSAAFGADRLAAQLVPALETWRVPAAVAPVLALVLVTLAISYVSLVLGELAPKRLALQRAEGLSLFVAPFLDWIATLSRPIIWTLSKSTDGVVRLLGGNPKADREEVTTEELRDMVVGHTDLTADERKLIGEVFAAGKRQLREVMLPRTEVEFMEADTPLVDAAREAARLPHSRFPVYRESYDEVIGFVHVRDILDPELAGRTDPISAVVPIRPAKFVPASKRLLTTLNEMRDEGQHLAIVVDEYGGTAGIVTMEDLVEELIGDIRDEYDIEEDIVILPAGEIEIDGLTNLNDFATETGIRLSDGPYETLGGFVMAMLGHVPILGESVEIPGFELTVTELDGRRVARVRVKRRPVVESPPDQDS; the protein is encoded by the coding sequence ATGTTTGACACCGTCGCGGCCAACATCGCCCTGGTTCTGCTCTTCATTCTGATCGGGGGCTTCTTCGCCGCGGCCGAAATGGCGATGGTCTCCCTCAGGGAGAGCCAGGTCCGCAAGCTCGCCGCACACGGCCGCCGAGGCGAACGCGTGGCCAGACTCACGCAAGACCCCAACCGGTTCCTGTCCGCCGTGCAGATCGGCGTCACCGTGGCCACCATGTTGTCGGCGGCGTTCGGTGCCGACCGGCTGGCGGCGCAGCTCGTGCCCGCGCTCGAAACGTGGCGCGTGCCCGCGGCCGTGGCGCCCGTGCTGGCCCTGGTGCTGGTGACGCTGGCGATCTCGTACGTGTCGCTCGTGCTCGGCGAGCTCGCCCCCAAGCGCCTGGCCCTGCAGCGGGCCGAGGGCCTGTCGTTGTTCGTGGCGCCGTTCCTGGACTGGATCGCCACCCTGTCGCGCCCGATCATCTGGACGTTGTCGAAGTCCACCGACGGCGTGGTCAGGCTGCTCGGCGGCAATCCGAAGGCCGACAGGGAAGAGGTCACCACCGAGGAGCTGCGCGACATGGTGGTGGGGCACACCGACCTGACCGCCGACGAGCGCAAGCTGATCGGCGAGGTGTTCGCCGCCGGGAAACGGCAGCTCAGGGAGGTGATGTTGCCGCGTACGGAAGTGGAGTTCATGGAGGCCGACACGCCGCTGGTCGACGCGGCGCGCGAGGCCGCCAGGCTGCCGCACTCCCGCTTCCCGGTCTACCGGGAGTCGTACGACGAGGTCATCGGCTTCGTCCACGTACGCGACATCCTCGACCCCGAGCTGGCCGGTCGCACCGACCCGATCAGCGCGGTCGTGCCGATCCGCCCCGCCAAGTTCGTGCCCGCCTCGAAGCGGCTGCTCACCACGCTGAACGAGATGCGGGACGAGGGCCAGCACCTGGCGATCGTGGTGGACGAGTACGGCGGCACCGCCGGCATCGTCACCATGGAGGACCTGGTCGAGGAGCTGATCGGCGACATCAGGGATGAATACGACATCGAGGAGGACATCGTCATCCTGCCCGCCGGCGAGATCGAGATCGACGGCCTGACGAACCTCAACGACTTCGCCACCGAGACCGGCATCAGGCTGTCGGACGGCCCCTACGAGACGCTGGGCGGTTTCGTCATGGCCATGCTGGGTCACGTGCCGATCCTCGGGGAGAGCGTGGAGATCCCGGGATTCGAGCTCACCGTCACCGAGCTCGACGGCCGCCGTGTCGCACGCGTGCGGGTGAAACGCCGACCGGTCGTCGAGTCGCCGCCCGACCAGGATTCCTGA
- a CDS encoding amidohydrolase family protein: MTTTVLIKNGVVIDTEPEPVVLGHADVRIEGGAIAEVGLGLPDVPGAEVIDATGRIVLPGFVDTHRHTWQAAIRAAAPDVDFPGYLRRVVGELAPRHRAEDVYAGNLGGALECLDAGITTLLDWSHIQLTPGHTDAAIQALRESGIRAVFGYCHGGEPGGLESETRRVRGLLPDGLVTMALAALGPEIAGEERALAEWRLARELDLPVTCHLGHNPESAGLAFLEANGLLDTPTTFVHALHYTDGEFKRIAGSGGSVSLAPVDEMNLGIGYPAAGRARAAGVPTGLGADTVVCSPGDMFSLMRTIHLLERGRPDGAGLGFTTRDALRMATIEGAQVLGMDEVIGSLRPGKQADLVLLRTDRLGMAAAHDPIGAVVLNADTSCVDTVLVAGRVVKRDGQLLHHDLSAVLASLQESADAVVRP, translated from the coding sequence ATGACAACTACCGTGTTGATCAAGAACGGCGTCGTCATCGACACCGAGCCGGAGCCGGTCGTCCTCGGCCACGCCGATGTGCGGATCGAGGGCGGCGCCATCGCCGAGGTGGGCCTCGGCCTGCCCGACGTCCCGGGCGCGGAGGTGATCGACGCGACCGGGCGGATCGTGCTCCCCGGCTTCGTCGACACCCACCGGCACACCTGGCAGGCCGCCATCAGGGCGGCCGCACCAGACGTCGACTTCCCCGGCTACCTGCGGCGCGTCGTCGGCGAGCTCGCGCCCCGCCACCGCGCGGAGGACGTCTACGCCGGCAACCTCGGGGGCGCGCTGGAGTGCCTCGACGCCGGCATCACCACGCTGCTCGACTGGTCGCACATCCAGCTGACCCCCGGCCACACCGACGCGGCCATCCAGGCACTGCGGGAGTCAGGGATCAGGGCCGTGTTCGGCTACTGCCACGGTGGCGAGCCGGGCGGCCTCGAGAGCGAGACCCGGCGGGTCCGCGGCCTGCTGCCGGACGGCCTGGTCACGATGGCCCTCGCCGCCCTGGGGCCGGAGATCGCGGGGGAGGAGCGCGCGCTCGCGGAATGGCGGCTGGCACGGGAGCTCGACCTGCCGGTCACCTGTCACCTCGGCCACAACCCGGAGAGCGCCGGGCTGGCATTCCTGGAGGCGAACGGTCTGCTCGACACCCCCACGACCTTCGTGCACGCACTGCACTACACCGATGGGGAGTTCAAGCGCATCGCCGGCAGCGGCGGCAGCGTCTCACTCGCGCCGGTGGACGAGATGAACCTGGGGATAGGTTACCCGGCCGCCGGCCGGGCCAGGGCGGCAGGCGTACCGACCGGGCTCGGCGCCGACACCGTGGTCTGCTCGCCCGGCGACATGTTCTCCCTCATGCGGACGATCCACCTGCTCGAACGCGGCCGCCCCGACGGCGCCGGCCTCGGCTTCACCACCCGCGACGCGCTGCGCATGGCCACCATCGAGGGCGCCCAGGTGCTGGGCATGGACGAGGTGATCGGTTCGCTGAGGCCCGGCAAGCAGGCGGACCTGGTGTTGTTGCGCACGGACCGGCTGGGCATGGCCGCCGCCCACGACCCGATCGGCGCCGTAGTGTTGAACGCCGACACCAGCTGCGTGGACACAGTGCTGGTCGCGGGGCGTGTCGTCAAGCGAGATGGGCAGTTGCTCCACCACGACCTATCGGCGGTGCTCGCTTCCCTGCAGGAGTCCGCCGACGCCGTAGTGAGGCCATGA
- a CDS encoding haloalkane dehalogenase codes for MSKTIDVLDSTISYEDSGDGVPFVFLHGNPASSRAWRKVLPGVAGAGRRLLAPDLIGMGRSGKPDIPYRFADHACYLEAWFDALNLSQVVLVGHDWGGSLAFDWASRHPDRVRGVAFFETILRGMSWDELGEGPRARAEAIRGPEGESLVLDQNFLVDTAFTGGVLTPLSNEEKEPYLAPYPTRESRRPLLEWARSLPLDGEPADVAERIDGYVKWLGASADVPKLLLTFDSSPTLLITEPMAAWCAENIAALESEHVGPAGHHATEDQPEAIAAAVSAWAARHELG; via the coding sequence ATGTCCAAGACGATCGATGTGCTCGACTCGACCATCTCCTACGAGGACTCGGGCGACGGTGTGCCCTTCGTCTTCCTCCACGGCAACCCCGCCTCCTCTCGTGCCTGGCGCAAGGTCCTGCCCGGGGTCGCCGGGGCCGGACGCCGCCTGCTGGCCCCGGACCTCATCGGCATGGGCCGATCGGGCAAGCCCGACATCCCGTACCGGTTCGCCGACCATGCCTGCTATCTCGAGGCCTGGTTCGACGCGCTCAACCTGTCCCAGGTGGTGCTCGTCGGACACGACTGGGGCGGCTCGCTCGCCTTCGACTGGGCGTCCCGCCACCCGGATCGCGTGCGGGGTGTGGCGTTCTTCGAGACCATCCTGCGCGGGATGAGCTGGGACGAGCTCGGTGAGGGGCCGCGTGCCCGTGCCGAGGCCATCCGCGGCCCCGAGGGGGAGTCGCTGGTGCTCGATCAGAACTTCCTCGTGGACACCGCGTTCACGGGAGGCGTGCTCACGCCCTTGAGTAATGAGGAGAAGGAGCCCTACCTGGCGCCGTACCCGACGCGCGAGAGCCGGCGGCCGTTGCTGGAGTGGGCTCGTTCGCTGCCGCTCGACGGCGAGCCGGCCGACGTGGCCGAGCGGATCGACGGCTACGTCAAGTGGCTGGGGGCCAGCGCCGACGTGCCCAAGTTGCTGCTCACCTTCGACTCCTCGCCGACGCTGCTGATCACGGAGCCGATGGCCGCCTGGTGCGCGGAGAACATCGCCGCCTTGGAGAGCGAGCACGTCGGTCCCGCCGGGCACCACGCGACGGAGGATCAGCCCGAGGCCATCGCGGCAGCCGTCTCGGCCTGGGCCGCCCGGCACGAGCTGGGCTAG
- a CDS encoding helix-turn-helix domain-containing protein, which translates to MTEISTGQMVRLQRERRGMSTTALATQAGCTPRHIELIEHGKRTPSLPLLREIAKVLGVRTAVLLGETPRDSHEPSRPQISDIERALFTCRSSAPDLEPPDAEQLSERVAAARNSWFTSARRYSILMAALPSLVADAESLAAERTPRSSSVAADAYLLARGVLKHLRRVDLAHLAADRAMRFAEESEDPLMIAWAYWSLGQSMLSDDMHQIAYEVARRGIELIEPHVANGDQRHVKALGALHLLAAVGEARAGDDDRARERLRGPAAQLAERVRDPADVYDLAFFGPANVAIHMAGIESDVGRPEDVLRIADDIDLRDTPSIERRATHLGHVARACEDLGDDAASLLHLLRIERECPEELDHKLLLREMVRSLARRARPSWAPEVRYLAERHGILN; encoded by the coding sequence ATGACCGAAATAAGCACCGGGCAGATGGTCAGACTCCAGCGCGAGCGACGAGGCATGAGCACCACCGCGCTGGCGACCCAAGCCGGATGCACCCCCCGGCACATCGAGCTGATCGAGCACGGCAAACGCACCCCCTCACTGCCGCTCCTGCGGGAGATCGCCAAAGTGCTGGGCGTACGCACCGCCGTGCTGCTGGGTGAAACCCCGCGCGACTCACACGAGCCCAGCCGGCCGCAGATCAGCGACATCGAGCGGGCGTTGTTCACCTGCCGCTCGTCGGCGCCCGACCTCGAGCCGCCGGACGCCGAGCAGCTGTCGGAGCGGGTGGCGGCGGCCCGTAACTCCTGGTTCACCTCGGCGCGCCGCTACTCGATCCTGATGGCGGCGCTGCCGTCCCTGGTGGCCGACGCCGAGAGCCTGGCGGCCGAGCGCACGCCGCGGTCCAGCAGCGTGGCGGCGGACGCCTACCTCCTGGCCAGGGGCGTGCTCAAGCACCTGCGGCGGGTGGACCTCGCGCATCTCGCGGCGGACCGGGCCATGCGCTTCGCCGAGGAGTCCGAGGACCCGCTGATGATCGCGTGGGCGTACTGGAGCCTCGGGCAGTCGATGTTGTCGGACGACATGCACCAGATCGCGTACGAGGTCGCGCGGCGCGGCATCGAGCTCATCGAGCCGCACGTCGCGAACGGCGACCAGCGCCACGTCAAGGCGCTCGGCGCGTTGCACCTGCTCGCCGCCGTCGGCGAGGCCCGCGCGGGCGACGACGACCGGGCCAGGGAGCGGCTACGCGGGCCCGCGGCACAACTCGCCGAACGGGTGCGGGACCCGGCGGACGTCTATGACCTGGCCTTCTTCGGGCCCGCCAACGTGGCCATCCACATGGCCGGCATCGAGAGCGACGTCGGCCGGCCCGAAGACGTGCTGCGGATCGCCGACGACATCGACCTGCGCGACACCCCCTCCATCGAGCGGCGCGCCACCCATCTCGGCCACGTCGCCCGCGCCTGCGAGGACCTGGGCGACGACGCCGCCAGCCTGCTCCACCTGCTGAGGATCGAGCGCGAGTGCCCTGAGGAGCTCGACCACAAGCTGCTGCTGAGAGAGATGGTCCGATCGCTGGCACGGCGGGCACGGCCGTCGTGGGCGCCGGAGGTCCGCTATCTCGCCGAACGCCACGGCATCCTGAACTGA
- a CDS encoding MarR family winged helix-turn-helix transcriptional regulator yields the protein MTWHAMDDHHPSARLRRLPSRMLSMVAMQADRLVSEGLARVDARKWHYATLVALNEAGPASQAELSKRTGIYRSDLVAVINELAERGFVERAPDPYDRRRNVVTVTEAGRRHLRLLDKLITELQDDVLEPLTQPEREQLTDLLARILEHHSR from the coding sequence ATGACCTGGCACGCCATGGACGACCACCACCCCTCCGCCCGGCTGCGGCGCCTGCCCAGCCGCATGTTGTCGATGGTCGCGATGCAGGCCGACCGGTTGGTGAGCGAAGGGCTGGCCCGCGTGGACGCCCGCAAGTGGCACTACGCGACGCTCGTGGCGCTGAACGAGGCCGGGCCGGCCAGCCAGGCGGAGCTGAGCAAGCGCACCGGCATCTACCGCAGCGACCTCGTCGCGGTCATCAACGAGCTGGCCGAGCGCGGCTTCGTCGAGCGCGCGCCCGACCCCTACGACCGCCGCCGCAACGTCGTCACCGTGACCGAGGCGGGCCGCCGGCATCTGCGCCTGCTCGACAAGCTCATCACCGAGCTGCAGGACGACGTTCTCGAGCCCTTGACACAACCGGAACGCGAGCAGCTGACCGACCTCCTGGCCCGCATTTTGGAGCATCATTCGCGTTAG
- a CDS encoding malate dehydrogenase, whose amino-acid sequence MASSATAPVKVTVTGAAGQIGYALLFRIASGQLLGADVPVKLSLLEIPPAIKAAEGTAMELDDCAFPLLSGIEITDDPNVAFNGTNVALLVGAMPRKAGMERGDLLGANGGIFGPQGKAINDHAADDIKVLVVGNPANTNALIAQQHAPDVPADRFTAMTRLDHNRALSQLSAKLQVPVTEIKKMTIWGNHSATQYPDLFHAEVGGKVAAEQVDSEWLKETFIPTVAKRGAAIIEARGASSAASAANAAIDHVYDWVNGTDWTSAAVVSDGSYGVPEGLISSFPVRAANGTFEIIQGLEIDAFSRERIDASVRELEEERTAVRELGLI is encoded by the coding sequence ATGGCGTCGTCAGCCACTGCGCCCGTCAAGGTGACCGTCACCGGAGCCGCCGGCCAGATCGGCTACGCACTGCTGTTCCGCATCGCGTCGGGGCAGCTGCTCGGCGCCGACGTGCCGGTCAAGCTGAGCCTGCTGGAGATCCCGCCGGCGATCAAGGCCGCCGAGGGCACCGCGATGGAGCTGGACGACTGCGCGTTCCCGCTGCTGTCCGGCATCGAGATCACCGACGACCCCAACGTCGCCTTCAACGGCACGAACGTCGCCCTGCTCGTCGGCGCCATGCCGCGCAAGGCCGGCATGGAGCGCGGTGACCTGCTCGGCGCCAACGGCGGCATCTTCGGCCCGCAGGGCAAGGCGATCAACGACCACGCCGCCGACGACATCAAGGTCCTGGTCGTGGGCAACCCGGCCAACACCAACGCGCTCATCGCCCAGCAGCACGCGCCCGACGTGCCGGCCGACCGCTTCACCGCGATGACCAGGCTCGACCACAACCGCGCGTTGTCGCAGCTCTCGGCCAAGCTCCAGGTCCCGGTCACCGAGATCAAGAAGATGACGATCTGGGGCAACCACTCCGCGACGCAATACCCCGACCTGTTCCACGCCGAGGTCGGCGGCAAGGTCGCGGCCGAGCAGGTCGACTCGGAGTGGCTGAAGGAGACGTTCATCCCGACGGTGGCCAAGCGCGGCGCCGCCATCATCGAGGCCCGTGGCGCGTCCTCGGCCGCCTCGGCCGCCAACGCCGCGATCGACCACGTCTACGACTGGGTCAACGGGACCGACTGGACCTCGGCCGCCGTGGTCTCCGACGGCTCCTACGGGGTGCCCGAGGGCCTCATCTCGTCGTTCCCCGTCCGCGCGGCGAACGGCACGTTCGAGATCATCCAGGGCCTCGAGATCGACGCCTTCTCCCGCGAGCGGATCGACGCCAGCGTGCGCGAGCTGGAGGAGGAGCGCACCGCGGTGAGGGAGCTCGGCCTCATCTGA
- the galE gene encoding UDP-glucose 4-epimerase GalE: protein MRLLVTGGAGYVGSVVAAQLVEAGHEVTVLDDLSTGHEDAVPEGARFVQGDIAAAGDALDGVDAVLHFAAKSLVGESVEKPGLYWANNLGGTLALLEAMRDKGVGKIVFSSTAATYGEPERSPIQEDDPTRPTNPYGASKLAVDTALSAYARIRGLGAVSLRYFNVAGAYGRYRERHAVETHLIPNVLKVATGERASVSVFGTNYPTPDGTCVRDYIHVADLSRAHLLALEAITPGEHKIYNLGSGTGFSVQEVISVCREVTGHAIPTEIGERRAGDPAVLVASSAKIQRELGWKAERPALRDIVTDAWDALSGK, encoded by the coding sequence ATGAGACTGCTGGTCACCGGAGGGGCCGGATACGTCGGCAGCGTCGTCGCGGCGCAGCTGGTCGAGGCGGGACACGAGGTGACCGTGCTCGACGATCTGTCGACCGGGCATGAGGACGCGGTGCCGGAGGGTGCCCGCTTTGTCCAGGGGGACATCGCCGCGGCAGGCGACGCGCTCGACGGCGTGGACGCGGTGCTGCACTTCGCGGCCAAGTCACTGGTGGGCGAGTCGGTGGAGAAGCCGGGGCTCTACTGGGCCAACAACCTTGGGGGCACGCTGGCGCTGCTCGAGGCGATGCGGGACAAGGGCGTAGGCAAGATCGTGTTCTCCTCGACGGCCGCCACGTACGGCGAGCCCGAGCGCTCCCCGATCCAGGAGGACGACCCGACGCGCCCGACCAACCCGTACGGCGCCTCCAAGCTGGCCGTGGACACCGCGTTGAGCGCGTACGCGCGCATCCGCGGGCTGGGCGCGGTGAGCCTGCGCTACTTCAACGTGGCCGGCGCCTACGGCCGCTACCGCGAGCGGCACGCCGTCGAGACCCACCTCATCCCGAACGTGCTGAAGGTCGCCACCGGCGAGCGCGCGTCGGTGAGCGTGTTCGGCACCAACTACCCGACGCCCGACGGGACCTGCGTGCGCGACTACATCCACGTGGCCGACCTGTCGCGGGCGCACCTGCTGGCGCTGGAGGCGATCACGCCGGGCGAGCACAAGATCTACAACCTGGGCAGCGGCACCGGGTTCAGCGTGCAGGAGGTGATCTCGGTCTGCCGCGAGGTCACCGGCCACGCGATTCCCACCGAGATTGGCGAGCGCCGGGCCGGCGACCCCGCCGTGCTGGTGGCCTCGTCCGCGAAGATCCAGCGCGAGCTGGGCTGGAAGGCCGAGCGGCCGGCGCTGCGCGACATCGTCACCGACGCTTGGGACGCACTTTCTGGCAAATAA